GACGCAGCCAGCGCAGAGCTCAAAATGGTCTCGCTCATCGACCTGCTGGCCGACGGCCTGTCGGCGGTCTATACCTTCTACGCACCCGATCCGGGCGAGAGCTTTGGCACCTACAACGTGCTGTGGCAAATCGAGCAGGCGCGCACCCTGGGCCTGCCGCATGTCTATCTGGGCTACTGGATAGAAGAAAGCCGCAAGATGAGCTACAAAGCGCGCTTTTTACCGCACGAAGTGCGCCGCAACGGCCAATGGCAGCGTGTGGAGCGGGCCCCAGCAGACGTTAATTTCATAGGATAAAATTCGATTTTTCGTTCTGCAGCCGTCTCCATGAGAAAAAGCGACACCGACATCCCCGCCCAGCCCAGCGTCCAAGTGCTCGAACGCATGTTCCTGCTGATCGACGTGCTGGCCGCACGGGAGGAGGCAACCTCGCTCAAGGAAATCAGCGAGCGCACCGGGCTGCACCCCTCGACCGCGCACCGCATCCTCAACGACCTGGCGATCGGGCGCTTCGTCGATCGCCCCGAGGCCGGCAGCTACCGCCTGGGAATGCGTTTTCTGGAGCTGGGCAACCTGGTCAAGGCGCGCCTGTCGGTGCGCGACGCGGCCATCGCGCCCATGCGCAATCTGCACAAGCTCATCCAGCAGCCGGTGAACCTGAGCGTGCGCCAGGGCGACGAGATCGTGTACGTCGAGCGCGCCTACAGCGAGCGCTCGGGAATGCAGGTGGTGCGCGCCATCGGCGGCCACGCGCCGCTGCACCTGACATCGACCGGCAAGCTGTTCCTGGCCCTGGAAGACGCCCAGCGCGTGCGCGCCTACGCCACCCGCACCGGCCTGCCCGGGCACACGCACAACAGCATCACCGAGCTGCCCGCACTCGAACGCGAGCTGGCCAAGGCGCGCCAATACGGCCTGGCGCGCGACAACGAGGAGCTGGAGCTGGGCGTGCGCTGCATGGCCGCCGGCGTATACGACGACCAGGGCAAACTCGTTGCCGGCCTGTCGATCTCGGCGCCAGCCGACCGCCTCGACGAAGGCTGGCTGCCCAAACTGCAGGCCACGGCACAAGAAATCTCCACCGCCCTGGGCTACCAGCCGGACAAGCGCTAAATAAACAGGGGCTAAACGTGGCGCGGCGCCGCCGGCGGGCGCGGCGCGAGCACACCTTCGGCTTCGGCGCGCGCGTGCAGGGCCTCGATGACGTGGCAATGCGCCGCGTGCCCGTCACAGCGCGCACGCAGCGCCTGCAGCTCCTGCGCCAATGCCTGCAGCTCGGCCAGGCGCTCGTGCACATGCTGCAGGTGCGCGTCCAGCGTGGTGCAAGCCTGGTGGTCGGCGCTGGCGGGGTCGATGCCGAGCAGGGTGCGCACCTCGGGCAACGACATGTCCATGGCCCGGCACAGGCGGATGAAGCGCAGCCGGTGGATGTCCTCATCACTATAAAAACGATAGCTGTTCGCGCTGCGTCCATGCGGCTGGAGCAGGTTTTCCTTCTCGTAATAGCGGATATTGGCGCTCGATACGCCAGCGCGCGCGGCAGCCGCGCCAATGCGGTAGGCAGACATGGGCTTGACCTTGGAGTGACTTTAAGGTTTCCAATCATGGCATGACGCACCCGCATCCCCACCCAGATTCCCATTCCCATCCCCCCCACCCGCCGCAAGGCCATGCCCCCGGCGCCCCGGCCTGCGCCTGCAGCCATGGCGACGACGACGCGCACGCCGGCCACGACCACGGCGCCCTGCCCGGCTGGCCGCGCATCGGCGCCGCCCTGGCCTTCGCACTGGGCGCCGAGCTGGCGCACTGGATGCAGCAGGAGCACCTGGGCATGGCGCTGGCGCTGCTGGCGATTGCGCTCGCCGGCCTGGGCGTGTACCGCTCGGGGCTGCGCGATCTGGCACGCCTGCGCCTGGGCATCCACGCCCTGATGGCCGTGGCCGTCACGGGCGCTTTTCTCATCGGCCAATGGCCCGAGGCCGCCATGGTGATGGCGCTGTACGTCGCCGCCGAGCGCATCGAGGACGGCGCCATGGAGCGCGCCCGCCACGCCATCCGCAGCCTGCTCGACCTGGCGCCCGAGAGCGCCGACCTGCTGCAACCAGGCGGCAGCGTGCAGCGCGTGCCCGCCACCGAAGTGGCGCCCGGCGCGCACATCCGCGTCGCCCCCGGCGCGCGCGTGCCGCTCGATGGCCGCGTGCTGCAGGGCCACAGCAGCGTCAACCAGGCGCCCATCACCGGCGAGAGCCAGCTCGCCGACAAGGCCCCGGGCGACGCGGTTTATGCCGGCAGCGTCAACCAGGAGGGCGAGCTGGTGCTGCAGGTCACGGCCGCAGCCAGCGGCACGCTGCTGGCACGCATCGTGCACGCCGTGGAGCAGGCCCAGGCGACGCGCGCGCCAACGCAGCGCTTCGTCGATCGCTTTGCCCAGGTGTACACGCCGCTGGTATTTGCCGCCGCCTTGCTGCTGGCGCTGCTGGCGCCGCCGCTGCTGGACTGGAGCTGGCTGCAAGCGGCCTACCAGGCGCTGGCGCTGCTCGTCATAGCCTGCCCCTGCGCGCTCGTCATCTCCACCCCGGTGACCGTCGTCAGCGCACTGACCGCAGCCGCGCGCCGGGGCATTCTCATCAAGGGCGGCAGCGCCCTGGAAGGCGCGCGCAGCCTGCGCGCCATCGCCCTGGACAAAACCGGCACCTTGACCAGCGGCCACCCCACCTTGGTGCACTGGCAGGCGCTGGACGCTGCCGACACCGCCCAGGCCAGCACCATCGCCTGGCAACTGGCGAGCCGCTCCGAGCACCCCGTCTCGCGCGCCATTGCCGCCGGCCTGAGCGCCCCCACCGGGGCCGTGGCCCCCGTGCAGGCGCTGCAGGCCCTGCCCGGGCGCGGCGTGCAGGCCGACATAGGCGGCCAGACCTGGCAGCTCGGAAACCTGCGCCTGGTGCGTGAGCAGGGCCTGCTCACACCCGCCCTGCAAACCCTGCTGGCCACGCACGAAGCCCAGGGGCGCAGCGTCACCGTGCTGCTGCACGCCAAGCAGGTGCTGGCGCTGTTTGCCGTTGCCGACCCGCTGCGCCCGCAGGCGAGCGCCGCCGTTGCCCAGCTGCAGGCGCTGGGCGTACAGCCGCTGGTGCTCAGCGGCGACAACGCCGCCACCGTGCGCGCCGTGGCGCAGGAGGCCGGCATCAGCGACGCACGCGGCGGCCTGCTGCCGCAGGACAAGCTCGACGCCCTGGCGCAGCTGCAGGCGAGCCTGGGCCCCACGGCCATGACGGGCGACGGCATCAACGACGCCCCGGCCCTGGCGCGCGCCGACATCGGCTTTGCCATGGGCGGCCAGCACAGCAGCGCCATGGCCATGGAAACCGCCGCCGTGGTGCTGATGAACGACGACCTGCGCCGCATCCCCGAGACCATCCGCCTCTCGCGCCGCGCCCACCACCTGCTGTGGCAGAACATCACCCTGGCGCTGGGCGTGAAGGCAGCGTTCTTCACCCTGGCGCTGATGGGCCAGGCGAGCATGTGGCTGGCGGTGCTGGCCGACATGGGCGTGAGCCTGCTGGTAGTGGCCAACGGCCTGCGCCTGCGCCGCTGGGGCCGCAAAGAAGCAGCGTAAAAAGGCCTGCAGGGCTTGTGTATAAAGCGCAACCAGCTACCGATTCAGGAGCAAAATAACGCCCTCCCCGAGCCCTGCACCATGACCGAAACCCTCACCCCACCGCGCAGCCTGGCGCACAGCCGCACCGAAGACCTGGTGGCCATCCTCACCGGCGTGGCGCTGGTGTCGGTGGGCGTGGCCTTCATCGGCAGCGCCGGCCTGCTCACCGGCGGCATGACGGGGCTGGCCTTCGTGCTGCACTACGCCACGGGCTGGAGTTTTGGCCTGCTGTTTTTCCTGCTCAACCTGCCGTTTTACTGGCTGGCGCTGCGCCGCATGGGGCTGGCGTTCACGCTCAAGACCTTTGGCGCCGTCGCCCTGCTGTCGCTGCTCACCGGGCTGCAGGCGCAGTTCGTGCAGATCAGCCACCCGCACCCCTTGTACGCCGCCATCACCGGCGGGCTGCTCATGGGCATTGGCTTTCTGGTGCTGTTTCGCCACCGCTGCAGCCTGGGCGGCGTCGGCATCTTGGCGCTGTACCTGCAAGAGCGCTACGGCTGGCGCGCGGGCAAGGTGCAGATGGCGATCGACTGCGCCATCGTCTTGGCCGCCCTGGCCACGGTGGAGCCGCTGCGCGTGCTGTGGTCGGTGCTCGGCGCCGTGGCGCTGAACCTGGTGCTGGCCATGAACCACCGGCCCGGGCGCTACATGGCGGC
This DNA window, taken from Acidovorax sp. HDW3, encodes the following:
- a CDS encoding IclR family transcriptional regulator, encoding MRKSDTDIPAQPSVQVLERMFLLIDVLAAREEATSLKEISERTGLHPSTAHRILNDLAIGRFVDRPEAGSYRLGMRFLELGNLVKARLSVRDAAIAPMRNLHKLIQQPVNLSVRQGDEIVYVERAYSERSGMQVVRAIGGHAPLHLTSTGKLFLALEDAQRVRAYATRTGLPGHTHNSITELPALERELAKARQYGLARDNEELELGVRCMAAGVYDDQGKLVAGLSISAPADRLDEGWLPKLQATAQEISTALGYQPDKR
- a CDS encoding cation-translocating P-type ATPase, giving the protein MTHPHPHPDSHSHPPHPPQGHAPGAPACACSHGDDDAHAGHDHGALPGWPRIGAALAFALGAELAHWMQQEHLGMALALLAIALAGLGVYRSGLRDLARLRLGIHALMAVAVTGAFLIGQWPEAAMVMALYVAAERIEDGAMERARHAIRSLLDLAPESADLLQPGGSVQRVPATEVAPGAHIRVAPGARVPLDGRVLQGHSSVNQAPITGESQLADKAPGDAVYAGSVNQEGELVLQVTAAASGTLLARIVHAVEQAQATRAPTQRFVDRFAQVYTPLVFAAALLLALLAPPLLDWSWLQAAYQALALLVIACPCALVISTPVTVVSALTAAARRGILIKGGSALEGARSLRAIALDKTGTLTSGHPTLVHWQALDAADTAQASTIAWQLASRSEHPVSRAIAAGLSAPTGAVAPVQALQALPGRGVQADIGGQTWQLGNLRLVREQGLLTPALQTLLATHEAQGRSVTVLLHAKQVLALFAVADPLRPQASAAVAQLQALGVQPLVLSGDNAATVRAVAQEAGISDARGGLLPQDKLDALAQLQASLGPTAMTGDGINDAPALARADIGFAMGGQHSSAMAMETAAVVLMNDDLRRIPETIRLSRRAHHLLWQNITLALGVKAAFFTLALMGQASMWLAVLADMGVSLLVVANGLRLRRWGRKEAA
- a CDS encoding MerR family transcriptional regulator yields the protein MSAYRIGAAAARAGVSSANIRYYEKENLLQPHGRSANSYRFYSDEDIHRLRFIRLCRAMDMSLPEVRTLLGIDPASADHQACTTLDAHLQHVHERLAELQALAQELQALRARCDGHAAHCHVIEALHARAEAEGVLAPRPPAAPRHV
- a CDS encoding YitT family protein yields the protein MTETLTPPRSLAHSRTEDLVAILTGVALVSVGVAFIGSAGLLTGGMTGLAFVLHYATGWSFGLLFFLLNLPFYWLALRRMGLAFTLKTFGAVALLSLLTGLQAQFVQISHPHPLYAAITGGLLMGIGFLVLFRHRCSLGGVGILALYLQERYGWRAGKVQMAIDCAIVLAALATVEPLRVLWSVLGAVALNLVLAMNHRPGRYMAA